The Poecilia reticulata strain Guanapo linkage group LG13, Guppy_female_1.0+MT, whole genome shotgun sequence genome has a segment encoding these proteins:
- the cep295 gene encoding uncharacterized protein cep295 isoform X4 codes for MKRKVSKLRLSPNEEARIIREELDRRRKLRIQQVREQQRQIALQIRREVEQRRQQELRQLEQRLREDWERRQREKLHTLQCLYLESLQLVGQSHRSAKETEADLAAAAQREEEHHAKAEERYREALKELKIQKTKEQERQKRSINARKKALQTEKERSAKVARLPPPPPDPIQDIDPRKSHMVKRSDRNAFAATHYHMPESAVEKEPEAAQPDARLEADLESRRLQELQREEERRREEQLEKARVRGRQALRREQLEQDRQRLLVELQHLQQTDLLRRRQQVSQMPPQIFQPLYQRQEAREELQRELEFAFEDMYTGERRVKGDLVVQLVPEPLPASSSTGQDLDLDRDLDVTVDENAEPEAENIQNEVEGEHEAADGATPPRQALRKLLDRIRSQRTDWISGSSRVPPSVDSELIPERDMSIETGSLTPEALAVEPTEPPPAAEPSLPADFLSRIQEAEEERKKREAELEVEKLQQLALLQELEEQKAELELMLQEAQREREQLRAAAQQEALLLQPQVPVQDRTLTSFTSEEEAAAPAEEDVSTWRLRRYQQRLLEQNRIHQRSVEVARQRLEEYQRALRIRHNLTAAATTALLRPPVHPAFLAPPSDSRPATPSEPSDVSLPAFSSSAGSSVPSDPSVTNWFSSLRPDAAPLADSQSTLERVATRLPDRTGAPPVAALGSAGTSATFDPMTSRDHRRRELQAAQRRVAEQRAALALQKEQQEEERRRAEEELQHMRRQKEALQALIDADRRSGSDSPSDASDPQEAERKRLQLLATLLRAIEESNGGSLSHLEEPEEGDDLRAAAPLVPAVVPPEPSGLLHPPRAQKPPVTRVKLGFKWMIPQQHELSAIQEVETPVNMSRVAGCRPDSAERRLAFSGPEEDDPSHSADFSLRCRSAKRRVVFSDTEDDARSRSAGGNLQDGSVHDTRQSGSVSSCRSDSAGRRVVSSGPEDNVPSRPADFNLQDDSVSLSTSDRTAQSLSVSSLRPSSAGRRVVSSGPEHDVPSRLSGVNLQDGSVDSRVGSETSCRLPWRERLLSGAATTPESSGSDSAMKATSAPCSDSGRGADSPGPAALSSRSPSEALCRLAGSGCLSSTTISSGSYVSTDPEQNVASCWVSADDPRPFNPTGPGSAGVSCAGFPDSSGPPVDSVFNDSVIQRIIDKYTRELDVSLSAAGTTTDSDALEESGSQPSRMEDETSARRRLVQRQDPNPEQTTPGHPALERFCPVDPEQNPSCVTPERLSVLERLVGQPSAHSSMIGARPGPSGRSGWDSTLSRMFGRLSQQSDSPGFWAGHDTSEPSWSDELPEEVRMMVLVGELQVSADQLSESSGEQSSAAESREPSGLQRRLAQSPPASNPVLQNQAGLEELDLHGADDSFHPLHPEITHNETADPPVTFHLPDLNTSDDPSLEQLRAEEPDGRRDVQESFSRLVISECVQQDGVLTPPCVSPAPGTPPCVSPAPGTPPCVSPAPGTPPCGLGEASALGSSEAESSRVSVPVGEGQDFSSSEITTESDGERGILEQSQITLVSLTDTTLQDAVATDDEGLQDGPDSITDGQETMETEPTEGAETTLAHQTPSAFLLEFLWSPGRNLQDVFQRRRRALMQQSDRRVQEIKAKRVAARNGPPSRVLVKGQDPGRAAVQTVPRKETAESQSMTEDRKRAERKLRPLPPGCRSGPQIGADVQISDPDQRKRNLSEMHQRTQRLYEQLEEVKQQRAARSRQEDWARNRLRAKEFHRKTLQKLRAKQTPTF; via the exons GTGCGGGAGCAGCAGCGGCAGATCGCGCTGCAGATCCGGCGGGAGGTGGAACAGCGGCGGCAGCAGGAGCTGCGGCAGCTGGAGCAGCGGCTGAGGGAGGACTGGGAGAGGCGCCAGAGGGAGAAGCTGCACACGCTGCAGTGTCTGTATCTGGAGAGCCTGCAGCTCGTCGGCCAGAGCCACAGGAGCGCCAAGGAAACC GAAGCTGACctggcagctgcagctcagagggaGGAGGAGCATCATGCTAAAGCAGAGGAGCGTTACCGTGAAGCTCTGAAGGAACTCAAGATCCAAAAGACTAAAGAGCAGGAGAGACAGAAACG ATCTATCAATGCGAGGAAGAAGGCGCTGCAGACGGAGAAGGAACGATCAGCTAAAGTGGCCAGACTCCCGCCGCCTCCGCCTGATCCCATCCAG GACATCGATCCCAGGAAGTCCCACATGGTGAAGAGGTCGGATCGGAACGCCTTCGCTGCCACGCACTATCACATGCCAGAGAGCGCCGTGGAGAAGGAGCCGGAGGCGGCGCAG cctgatgccAGACTGGAAGCTGACCTGGAGTCCAGGAGGCTGCAGGAGCtccagagggaggaggagaggaggagagaggagcagctggagaaggCCCGGGTCAGAGGGAGGCAGGCCCTGAGGAgggagcagctggagcag GACCGGCAGCGCctcctggtggagctgcagcacCTGCAGCAGACCGACCTGCTGCGGCGGAGGCAGCAGGTGTCCCAGATGCCGCCTCAGATCTTCCAGCCTCTCTACCAGAGGCAGGAGGccagagaggagctgcagagggagCTGGAGTTCGCCTTCGAGGACATGTACACCGGAGAGAGAC GGGTTAAAGGTGACCTGGTGGTCCAGCTGGTACCGGAGCCTCTCCCAGCCTCATCCAGCACCGGccaggacctggacctggaccggGACCTGGATGTCACTGTGGATGAAAACGCCGAACCCGAGgcagaaaatattcagaatgaAGTTGAAGGAGAGCATGAAGCAGCAGATG GCGCCACTCCTCCCAGACAGGCGCTCCGGAAACTCCTGGATCGGATCCGGAGCCAAAGGACCGATTGGATCAGCGGCAGCAGCCGGGTTCCTCCGTCCGTTGACTCAGAGCTGATCCCAGAGCGAGACATGAGCATCGAAACCGGATCTCTGACCCCCGAGGCGCTCG CTGTGGAACCAACAGAACCGCCACCCGCAGCAGAaccttcacttcctgctgattTTCTGAGCAGAATCCAGGAAGCCGAAGAAGAACGGAAGAAGCGG gAAGCGGAGCTGGAGgtggagaagctgcagcagctcgcTCTCCTCCAGGAACTGGAGGAGCAAAAAGCCGAGCTGGAGCTGATGCTGCAGGAGGCTCAGAGGGAGAGGGAGCAGCTGAGGGCTGCCgcccagcaggaggcgctgctGCTCCAGCCACAGGTTCCTGTCCAGGACCGCACACTGACCAGCTTCACCTCTGAGGAAGAA gCGGCGGCTCCTGCAGAGGAAGACGTTTCCACCTGGAGGCTCAGACGGTACCAGCAGCGCCTGCTGGAGCAGAACAG GATTCACCAGAGATCCGTGGAAGTGGCCCGGCAGCGGCTGGAGGAATACCAGCGAGCTCTCCGGATCCGCCACAACCTGACCGCCGCCGCAACCACCGCCTTGCTGAGGCCTCCCGTTCACCCTGCGTTCCTCGCTCCCCCGTCTGACAGTCGCCCAGCGACACCCTCCGAGCCTTCAGACGtgtcacttcctgctttcagcAGCAGCGCCGGCTCCAGCGTACCGTCGGATCCGTCCGTTACGAACTGGTTCAGCTCACTGAGACCAGACGCTGCTCCGCTCGCCGACAGCCAGAG CACCCTGGAGCGAGTAGCGACGCGCCTGCCGGACAGAACCGGAGCTCCGCCGGTCGCTGCCCTCGGGTCAGCCGGCACCTCGGCCACCTTTGACCCGATGACCTCCAGAGACCACAGGAGGCGGGAGCTGCAGGCGGCCCAGAGACGGGTGGCGGAGCAGAGGGCGGCGCTGGCGCTGCAGAAGGAGCAGCAAGAGGAGGAGCGGCGCAGAGcggaggaggagctgcaacACATGAGGAGGCAGAAGGAGGCGCTGCAGGCTCTGATCGACGCCGATAGACGA AGCGGTTCTGATTCTCCCAGTGACGCTTCGGACCCACAGGAAGCCGAGCGGAaacggctgcagctgctggcgACTCTGCTGAGAGCCATCGAAGAGTCGAACGGAGGAAGTCTGTCCCACCTGGAGGAGCCGGAGGAGGGAGACGACCTGAGAGCAGCAG CTCCTCTGGTTCCGGCCGTCGTTcctccagaaccttctggacTCCTCCATCCTCCACGGGCCCAGAAGCCTCCAGTGACTCGGGTCAAACTGGGTTTCAAGTGGATGATTCCTCAACAACATGAGCTCAGCGCCATCCAAGAGGTGGAGACTCCGGTCAACATGAGTCGGGTTGCAG GCTGTAGACCCGATTCTGCTGAACGGCGGCTCGCCTTTTCAGGCCCAGAAGAAGACGATCCTTCACACTCGGCAGACTTCAGCCTGCGGTGTCGCTCTGCCAAGAGACGGGTCGTCTTTTCAGACACTGAGGACGACGCGCGTTCCCGCTCAGCAGGCGGAAATCTGCAGGATGGTTCAGTACATGACACCAGGCAGTCTGGGTCCGTCTCCAGCTGTAGATCGGACTCGGCTGGGAGGCGGGTCGTCTCTTCAGGTCCAGAGGACAACGTTCCTTCACGGCCTGCAGACTTTAACCTGCAGGATGATTCTGTATCTTTATCCACGTCTGACAGGACTGCACagtctctgtctgtctccagCCTCAGACCCAGTTCTGCTGGGAGACGGGTCGTCTCTTCAGGCCCAGAACACGACGTTCCTTCACGCCTATCAGGCGTTAACCTGCAGGATGGTTCTGTTGACAGCCGGGTCGGGTCGGAGACCTCCTGCCGTCTTCCCTGGAGGGAGCGACTCCTGTCTGGGGCAGCAACGACTCCAGAGTCGTCTGGTTCTG ATTCGGCCATGAAAGCGACGTCAGCGCCTTGTTCTGATTCTGGAAGAGGAGCCGACTCGCCCGGTCCTGCAGCTCTGAGCTCCAGATCCCCCTCAGAG GCTCTCTGCAGGCTCGCCGGCTCCGGCTGCCTCTCCTCCACCACCATCTCCAGCGGCAGCTACGTCTCCACCGACCCGGAGCAGAATGTCG CTTCCTGTTGGGTTTCAGCAGACGACCCTCGGCCCTTCAACCCGACTGGACCGGGTTCTGCCGGCGTTTCCTGTGCGGGTTTTCCGGACTCGTCCGGTCCGCCGGTGGACTCTGTGTTTAACGACAGCGTCATCCAGCGCATCATTGATAAATACACCAGAGAGCTCGACGTCTCGCTCAGCGCCGCAGGAACGACGACAG ACAGCGACGCTCTGGAGGAGTCCGGCTCTCAGCCGTCCAGGATGGAGGATGAGACGTCGGCTCGTCGTCGGCTCGTCCAGCGCCAGGACCCGAACCCG gaGCAGACGACACCGGGTCATCCCGCCCTGGAGCGTTTCTGTCCCGTCGACCCGGAGCAGAACCCGTCCTGTGTGACTCCGGAGAGACTCTCGGTTCTGGAGCGGTTGGTCGGCCAGCCGTCGGCTCACTCCTCCATGATCGGTGCCAGGCCCGGTCCGTCGGGTCGGAGCGGCTGGGACTCCACTCTGAGCCGGATGTTCGGCCGCCTGTCCCAACAGTCCGACAGTCCGGGTTTCTGGGCTGGTCATGACACGTCGGAACCGTCCTGGTCGGATGAGCTGCCGGAGGAGGTCCGGATGATGGTTCTGGTCGGGGAGCTGCAGGTCTCTGCCGATCAGCTCAGTGAAAGCTCCG GTGAACAAAGTTCTGCAGCCGAGTCCAGAGAACCATCAGGACTGCAGCGTCGCCTGGCTCAGAGTCCGCCCGCCTCGAACCCGGTGCTGCAGAACCAAGCCGGGCTGGAGGAACTGGACCTGCACGGCGCCGACG ATTCGTTCCACCCGCTGCATCCAGAAATCACCCACAACGAAACCGCTGACCCCCCTGTGACCTTTCACCTTCCTGACCTCAACACGTCAGACGATCCGTCGCTGGAGCAGCTGAGAGCGGAGGAGCCGGACGGCCGCAGAGACGTTCAGGAGTCCTTCTCCCGGCTCGTCATCTCCGAGTGCGTCCAGCAGGACGGAGTCCTGACGCCGCCCTGCGTGTCCCCCGCCCCGGGGACGCCGCCCTGCGTGTCCCCCGCCCCGGGGACGCCGCCCTGCGTGTCCCCCGCCCCGGGGACGCCACCCTGCGGGTTGGGGGAAGCGTCTGCTCTCGGCTCGTCGGAGGCAGAATCCTCCAGAGTTTCCGTCCCAGTCGGTGAAGGTCAGGATTTCTCCAGCTCAGAAATCACAACG GAGTCGGACGGGGAGAGGGGCATCCTGGAGCAGTCTCAGATCACGTTGGTGAGTCTGACGGACACGACGCTCCAGGACGCGGTCGCCACGGACGACGAGGGACTGCAGGACGGTCCAGACAGCATCACAGATGGACAGGAAACCATGGAAACGGAGCCGACAGAG GGGGCTGAAACCACGTTGGCTCATCAGACGCCATCAG CGTTCCTCCTGGAGTTCCTCTGGAGTCCCGGCAGGAACCTGCAGGACGTCTTCCAGCGGCGGCGCCGGGCTCTCATGCAGCAGTCCGACCGCCGCGTTCAGGAGATCAAAGCCAAGCGGGTCGCTGCCAGGAACGGACCCCCGAGTCGGGTTCTGGTCAAAGGACAGGACCCGGGTAGAGCCGCGGTCCAGACCGTCCCCAGGAAGGAGACGGCCGAGTCCCAGAGTATGACGGAGGACAGGaagagagcagagaggaagctCCGCCCACTTCCACCAG GTTGCCGCTCCGGTCCTCAGATCGGAGCCGACGTTCAGATCAGCGATCCGGATCAGAGAAAGCGGAACCTGTCAGAGATGCACCAGCGGACCCAGAG gctgtacgagcagctggaggaggtgAAGCAGCAGCGAGCGGCCCGCAGCCGGCAGGAGGACTGGGCCAGGAACCGGCTCAGGGCCAAGGAGTTCCACAGG AAAACGCTGCAGAAGCTCCGAGCCAAGCAGACGCcaacgttttaa
- the cep295 gene encoding uncharacterized protein cep295 isoform X1, with translation MKRKVSKLRLSPNEEARIIREELDRRRKLRIQQVREQQRQIALQIRREVEQRRQQELRQLEQRLREDWERRQREKLHTLQCLYLESLQLVGQSHRSAKETEADLAAAAQREEEHHAKAEERYREALKELKIQKTKEQERQKRSINARKKALQTEKERSAKVARLPPPPPDPIQDIDPRKSHMVKRSDRNAFAATHYHMPESAVEKEPEAAQPDARLEADLESRRLQELQREEERRREEQLEKARVRGRQALRREQLEQDRQRLLVELQHLQQTDLLRRRQQVSQMPPQIFQPLYQRQEAREELQRELEFAFEDMYTGERRVKGDLVVQLVPEPLPASSSTGQDLDLDRDLDVTVDENAEPEAENIQNEVEGEHEAADGATPPRQALRKLLDRIRSQRTDWISGSSRVPPSVDSELIPERDMSIETGSLTPEALAVEPTEPPPAAEPSLPADFLSRIQEAEEERKKREAELEVEKLQQLALLQELEEQKAELELMLQEAQREREQLRAAAQQEALLLQPQVPVQDRTLTSFTSEEEAAAPAEEDVSTWRLRRYQQRLLEQNRIHQRSVEVARQRLEEYQRALRIRHNLTAAATTALLRPPVHPAFLAPPSDSRPATPSEPSDVSLPAFSSSAGSSVPSDPSVTNWFSSLRPDAAPLADSQSTLERVATRLPDRTGAPPVAALGSAGTSATFDPMTSRDHRRRELQAAQRRVAEQRAALALQKEQQEEERRRAEEELQHMRRQKEALQALIDADRRSGSDSPSDASDPQEAERKRLQLLATLLRAIEESNGGSLSHLEEPEEGDDLRAAAPLVPAVVPPEPSGLLHPPRAQKPPVTRVKLGFKWMIPQQHELSAIQEVETPVNMSRVAGCRPDSAERRLAFSGPEEDDPSHSADFSLRCRSAKRRVVFSDTEDDARSRSAGGNLQDGSVHDTRQSGSVSSCRSDSAGRRVVSSGPEDNVPSRPADFNLQDDSVSLSTSDRTAQSLSVSSLRPSSAGRRVVSSGPEHDVPSRLSGVNLQDGSVDSRVGSETSCRLPWRERLLSGAATTPESSGSDSAMKATSAPCSDSGRGADSPGPAALSSRSPSETNLSESPVLSQALCRLAGSGCLSSTTISSGSYVSTDPEQNVASCWVSADDPRPFNPTGPGSAGVSCAGFPDSSGPPVDSVFNDSVIQRIIDKYTRELDVSLSAAGTTTDSDALEESGSQPSRMEDETSARRRLVQRQDPNPEQTTPGHPALERFCPVDPEQNPSCVTPERLSVLERLVGQPSAHSSMIGARPGPSGRSGWDSTLSRMFGRLSQQSDSPGFWAGHDTSEPSWSDELPEEVRMMVLVGELQVSADQLSESSGEQSSAAESREPSGLQRRLAQSPPASNPVLQNQAGLEELDLHGADDSFHPLHPEITHNETADPPVTFHLPDLNTSDDPSLEQLRAEEPDGRRDVQESFSRLVISECVQQDGVLTPPCVSPAPGTPPCVSPAPGTPPCVSPAPGTPPCGLGEASALGSSEAESSRVSVPVGEGQDFSSSEITTESDGERGILEQSQITLVSLTDTTLQDAVATDDEGLQDGPDSITDGQETMETEPTEGAETTLAHQTPSAFLLEFLWSPGRNLQDVFQRRRRALMQQSDRRVQEIKAKRVAARNGPPSRVLVKGQDPGRAAVQTVPRKETAESQSMTEDRKRAERKLRPLPPGCRSGPQIGADVQISDPDQRKRNLSEMHQRTQRLYEQLEEVKQQRAARSRQEDWARNRLRAKEFHRKTLQKLRAKQTPTF, from the exons GTGCGGGAGCAGCAGCGGCAGATCGCGCTGCAGATCCGGCGGGAGGTGGAACAGCGGCGGCAGCAGGAGCTGCGGCAGCTGGAGCAGCGGCTGAGGGAGGACTGGGAGAGGCGCCAGAGGGAGAAGCTGCACACGCTGCAGTGTCTGTATCTGGAGAGCCTGCAGCTCGTCGGCCAGAGCCACAGGAGCGCCAAGGAAACC GAAGCTGACctggcagctgcagctcagagggaGGAGGAGCATCATGCTAAAGCAGAGGAGCGTTACCGTGAAGCTCTGAAGGAACTCAAGATCCAAAAGACTAAAGAGCAGGAGAGACAGAAACG ATCTATCAATGCGAGGAAGAAGGCGCTGCAGACGGAGAAGGAACGATCAGCTAAAGTGGCCAGACTCCCGCCGCCTCCGCCTGATCCCATCCAG GACATCGATCCCAGGAAGTCCCACATGGTGAAGAGGTCGGATCGGAACGCCTTCGCTGCCACGCACTATCACATGCCAGAGAGCGCCGTGGAGAAGGAGCCGGAGGCGGCGCAG cctgatgccAGACTGGAAGCTGACCTGGAGTCCAGGAGGCTGCAGGAGCtccagagggaggaggagaggaggagagaggagcagctggagaaggCCCGGGTCAGAGGGAGGCAGGCCCTGAGGAgggagcagctggagcag GACCGGCAGCGCctcctggtggagctgcagcacCTGCAGCAGACCGACCTGCTGCGGCGGAGGCAGCAGGTGTCCCAGATGCCGCCTCAGATCTTCCAGCCTCTCTACCAGAGGCAGGAGGccagagaggagctgcagagggagCTGGAGTTCGCCTTCGAGGACATGTACACCGGAGAGAGAC GGGTTAAAGGTGACCTGGTGGTCCAGCTGGTACCGGAGCCTCTCCCAGCCTCATCCAGCACCGGccaggacctggacctggaccggGACCTGGATGTCACTGTGGATGAAAACGCCGAACCCGAGgcagaaaatattcagaatgaAGTTGAAGGAGAGCATGAAGCAGCAGATG GCGCCACTCCTCCCAGACAGGCGCTCCGGAAACTCCTGGATCGGATCCGGAGCCAAAGGACCGATTGGATCAGCGGCAGCAGCCGGGTTCCTCCGTCCGTTGACTCAGAGCTGATCCCAGAGCGAGACATGAGCATCGAAACCGGATCTCTGACCCCCGAGGCGCTCG CTGTGGAACCAACAGAACCGCCACCCGCAGCAGAaccttcacttcctgctgattTTCTGAGCAGAATCCAGGAAGCCGAAGAAGAACGGAAGAAGCGG gAAGCGGAGCTGGAGgtggagaagctgcagcagctcgcTCTCCTCCAGGAACTGGAGGAGCAAAAAGCCGAGCTGGAGCTGATGCTGCAGGAGGCTCAGAGGGAGAGGGAGCAGCTGAGGGCTGCCgcccagcaggaggcgctgctGCTCCAGCCACAGGTTCCTGTCCAGGACCGCACACTGACCAGCTTCACCTCTGAGGAAGAA gCGGCGGCTCCTGCAGAGGAAGACGTTTCCACCTGGAGGCTCAGACGGTACCAGCAGCGCCTGCTGGAGCAGAACAG GATTCACCAGAGATCCGTGGAAGTGGCCCGGCAGCGGCTGGAGGAATACCAGCGAGCTCTCCGGATCCGCCACAACCTGACCGCCGCCGCAACCACCGCCTTGCTGAGGCCTCCCGTTCACCCTGCGTTCCTCGCTCCCCCGTCTGACAGTCGCCCAGCGACACCCTCCGAGCCTTCAGACGtgtcacttcctgctttcagcAGCAGCGCCGGCTCCAGCGTACCGTCGGATCCGTCCGTTACGAACTGGTTCAGCTCACTGAGACCAGACGCTGCTCCGCTCGCCGACAGCCAGAG CACCCTGGAGCGAGTAGCGACGCGCCTGCCGGACAGAACCGGAGCTCCGCCGGTCGCTGCCCTCGGGTCAGCCGGCACCTCGGCCACCTTTGACCCGATGACCTCCAGAGACCACAGGAGGCGGGAGCTGCAGGCGGCCCAGAGACGGGTGGCGGAGCAGAGGGCGGCGCTGGCGCTGCAGAAGGAGCAGCAAGAGGAGGAGCGGCGCAGAGcggaggaggagctgcaacACATGAGGAGGCAGAAGGAGGCGCTGCAGGCTCTGATCGACGCCGATAGACGA AGCGGTTCTGATTCTCCCAGTGACGCTTCGGACCCACAGGAAGCCGAGCGGAaacggctgcagctgctggcgACTCTGCTGAGAGCCATCGAAGAGTCGAACGGAGGAAGTCTGTCCCACCTGGAGGAGCCGGAGGAGGGAGACGACCTGAGAGCAGCAG CTCCTCTGGTTCCGGCCGTCGTTcctccagaaccttctggacTCCTCCATCCTCCACGGGCCCAGAAGCCTCCAGTGACTCGGGTCAAACTGGGTTTCAAGTGGATGATTCCTCAACAACATGAGCTCAGCGCCATCCAAGAGGTGGAGACTCCGGTCAACATGAGTCGGGTTGCAG GCTGTAGACCCGATTCTGCTGAACGGCGGCTCGCCTTTTCAGGCCCAGAAGAAGACGATCCTTCACACTCGGCAGACTTCAGCCTGCGGTGTCGCTCTGCCAAGAGACGGGTCGTCTTTTCAGACACTGAGGACGACGCGCGTTCCCGCTCAGCAGGCGGAAATCTGCAGGATGGTTCAGTACATGACACCAGGCAGTCTGGGTCCGTCTCCAGCTGTAGATCGGACTCGGCTGGGAGGCGGGTCGTCTCTTCAGGTCCAGAGGACAACGTTCCTTCACGGCCTGCAGACTTTAACCTGCAGGATGATTCTGTATCTTTATCCACGTCTGACAGGACTGCACagtctctgtctgtctccagCCTCAGACCCAGTTCTGCTGGGAGACGGGTCGTCTCTTCAGGCCCAGAACACGACGTTCCTTCACGCCTATCAGGCGTTAACCTGCAGGATGGTTCTGTTGACAGCCGGGTCGGGTCGGAGACCTCCTGCCGTCTTCCCTGGAGGGAGCGACTCCTGTCTGGGGCAGCAACGACTCCAGAGTCGTCTGGTTCTG ATTCGGCCATGAAAGCGACGTCAGCGCCTTGTTCTGATTCTGGAAGAGGAGCCGACTCGCCCGGTCCTGCAGCTCTGAGCTCCAGATCCCCCTCAGAG ACAAACCTGAGTGAGTCTCCGGTTTTGTCTCAGGCTCTCTGCAGGCTCGCCGGCTCCGGCTGCCTCTCCTCCACCACCATCTCCAGCGGCAGCTACGTCTCCACCGACCCGGAGCAGAATGTCG CTTCCTGTTGGGTTTCAGCAGACGACCCTCGGCCCTTCAACCCGACTGGACCGGGTTCTGCCGGCGTTTCCTGTGCGGGTTTTCCGGACTCGTCCGGTCCGCCGGTGGACTCTGTGTTTAACGACAGCGTCATCCAGCGCATCATTGATAAATACACCAGAGAGCTCGACGTCTCGCTCAGCGCCGCAGGAACGACGACAG ACAGCGACGCTCTGGAGGAGTCCGGCTCTCAGCCGTCCAGGATGGAGGATGAGACGTCGGCTCGTCGTCGGCTCGTCCAGCGCCAGGACCCGAACCCG gaGCAGACGACACCGGGTCATCCCGCCCTGGAGCGTTTCTGTCCCGTCGACCCGGAGCAGAACCCGTCCTGTGTGACTCCGGAGAGACTCTCGGTTCTGGAGCGGTTGGTCGGCCAGCCGTCGGCTCACTCCTCCATGATCGGTGCCAGGCCCGGTCCGTCGGGTCGGAGCGGCTGGGACTCCACTCTGAGCCGGATGTTCGGCCGCCTGTCCCAACAGTCCGACAGTCCGGGTTTCTGGGCTGGTCATGACACGTCGGAACCGTCCTGGTCGGATGAGCTGCCGGAGGAGGTCCGGATGATGGTTCTGGTCGGGGAGCTGCAGGTCTCTGCCGATCAGCTCAGTGAAAGCTCCG GTGAACAAAGTTCTGCAGCCGAGTCCAGAGAACCATCAGGACTGCAGCGTCGCCTGGCTCAGAGTCCGCCCGCCTCGAACCCGGTGCTGCAGAACCAAGCCGGGCTGGAGGAACTGGACCTGCACGGCGCCGACG ATTCGTTCCACCCGCTGCATCCAGAAATCACCCACAACGAAACCGCTGACCCCCCTGTGACCTTTCACCTTCCTGACCTCAACACGTCAGACGATCCGTCGCTGGAGCAGCTGAGAGCGGAGGAGCCGGACGGCCGCAGAGACGTTCAGGAGTCCTTCTCCCGGCTCGTCATCTCCGAGTGCGTCCAGCAGGACGGAGTCCTGACGCCGCCCTGCGTGTCCCCCGCCCCGGGGACGCCGCCCTGCGTGTCCCCCGCCCCGGGGACGCCGCCCTGCGTGTCCCCCGCCCCGGGGACGCCACCCTGCGGGTTGGGGGAAGCGTCTGCTCTCGGCTCGTCGGAGGCAGAATCCTCCAGAGTTTCCGTCCCAGTCGGTGAAGGTCAGGATTTCTCCAGCTCAGAAATCACAACG GAGTCGGACGGGGAGAGGGGCATCCTGGAGCAGTCTCAGATCACGTTGGTGAGTCTGACGGACACGACGCTCCAGGACGCGGTCGCCACGGACGACGAGGGACTGCAGGACGGTCCAGACAGCATCACAGATGGACAGGAAACCATGGAAACGGAGCCGACAGAG GGGGCTGAAACCACGTTGGCTCATCAGACGCCATCAG CGTTCCTCCTGGAGTTCCTCTGGAGTCCCGGCAGGAACCTGCAGGACGTCTTCCAGCGGCGGCGCCGGGCTCTCATGCAGCAGTCCGACCGCCGCGTTCAGGAGATCAAAGCCAAGCGGGTCGCTGCCAGGAACGGACCCCCGAGTCGGGTTCTGGTCAAAGGACAGGACCCGGGTAGAGCCGCGGTCCAGACCGTCCCCAGGAAGGAGACGGCCGAGTCCCAGAGTATGACGGAGGACAGGaagagagcagagaggaagctCCGCCCACTTCCACCAG GTTGCCGCTCCGGTCCTCAGATCGGAGCCGACGTTCAGATCAGCGATCCGGATCAGAGAAAGCGGAACCTGTCAGAGATGCACCAGCGGACCCAGAG gctgtacgagcagctggaggaggtgAAGCAGCAGCGAGCGGCCCGCAGCCGGCAGGAGGACTGGGCCAGGAACCGGCTCAGGGCCAAGGAGTTCCACAGG AAAACGCTGCAGAAGCTCCGAGCCAAGCAGACGCcaacgttttaa